One window of the Janthinobacterium sp. PAMC25594 genome contains the following:
- a CDS encoding LysR family transcriptional regulator yields the protein MDNLNGIAAFVRAAETSSYVAAGRLLGVSASAVGKSVARLEEKLGVRLLNRSTRRISLSNEGALFYERCQRILADLGDAEAELSHLAEAPRGKLRVSLPVIGYRIILPLLADFTRKYPEIELDLDFNDRLVDVVAEGIDVAMRSGTLTDSRLMARELGPFAFAIVGSPAYFARHGVPATPRALEEHACVRYKFPTTGKLQEWALQRAEGDSGGELRLPTALTCNNIEALIGAATQGVGLAYLPDFIVRDAIGRGELQAVLGDYLLHASKFWVLWPSSRHLSPKIRVFVDHLCTHLHFSAPPPIP from the coding sequence ATGGATAATCTGAACGGCATTGCCGCCTTCGTGCGCGCGGCGGAAACCTCCAGTTATGTGGCGGCCGGGCGCTTGCTCGGCGTGTCAGCCTCGGCCGTGGGCAAGAGCGTGGCGCGGCTGGAAGAAAAGCTGGGCGTGCGCTTGCTCAACCGTAGCACGCGGCGCATCAGCCTGAGCAACGAGGGCGCGCTGTTTTACGAGCGCTGCCAGCGCATCCTGGCCGACCTCGGCGATGCCGAGGCGGAACTGTCGCACCTGGCCGAGGCGCCGCGTGGCAAGCTGCGCGTCAGCTTGCCCGTGATCGGCTACCGCATCATCCTGCCCTTGCTGGCGGACTTTACGCGCAAGTACCCGGAGATCGAGCTCGACCTCGATTTCAATGACCGGCTGGTCGACGTGGTGGCCGAAGGCATCGACGTGGCCATGCGCAGCGGCACCTTGACGGATTCGCGGCTGATGGCGCGCGAACTGGGGCCGTTCGCGTTTGCCATCGTGGGTTCTCCCGCGTACTTCGCCCGCCATGGCGTGCCGGCCACGCCGCGCGCGCTGGAAGAACATGCGTGCGTGCGCTATAAATTCCCCACCACGGGCAAGTTGCAGGAATGGGCGCTGCAGCGCGCCGAGGGCGACAGCGGCGGCGAATTGCGCTTGCCGACTGCCTTGACCTGCAACAATATCGAAGCCTTGATCGGCGCCGCCACGCAGGGCGTGGGCCTCGCGTATTTGCCTGATTTTATCGTGCGCGATGCCATCGGACGGGGCGAACTGCAAGCCGTGCTGGGCGACTACTTGCTGCACGCGAGCAAGTTCTGGGTGCTGTGGCCATCAAGCCGCCATCTGTCACCGAAAATCCGCGTCTTTGTTGACCATCTGTGTACCCACCTGCATTTTTCAGCCCCACCTCCCATCCCCTGA
- a CDS encoding MFS transporter: MDTNLPAHAPDQATARRMLVLAAVCLAALCMPLSFTGPAIAIPAIAADLHGTPLALAWITNAFMLSFGGCLMVAGALADRYGRKRVFLLGMGVFSAAALALSAAPGIVWLDVLRAVQGLGCAMALSSGLAALAQEFDGPARARAFSLIGTAFGVGLAFGPFLAGTLITHTGWRAIFIATAVAGLAALLAAARAMRESRDPQAQGVDWPGALTFTGALSLFTYGLLQAPDSGWGSAASVGLFSGAALLLVAFIRVERRAARPMLDLTLFRLPAFAGVQLLAAAPAFSFVVLLVLLPARFIGIEGYGAFDAGRMMIALSAPMLVLPVLAGMAAQRIAAAHICASGLLLAAGGLLWLSTCAPGQSPASLLGPLLLIGCGISLPWGLMDGLAISVVPVERAGMAAGIFNTTRVAGEGLALAIVSALLGTFTVAALGRAGLAGIGAQQAAHAGPFLALGELRHAASLLPQVGATELAQAYGMAFRHLLYVLASITTASALLILAFLRHPATAATDTAALPACKAQQ, encoded by the coding sequence ATGGATACGAATCTTCCCGCGCATGCCCCGGACCAAGCGACTGCACGGCGTATGCTGGTGCTGGCCGCCGTCTGCCTGGCCGCGCTATGCATGCCGCTCAGTTTTACGGGACCGGCCATCGCCATTCCCGCCATCGCCGCCGACCTGCACGGCACGCCGCTGGCGCTGGCGTGGATCACGAATGCCTTCATGCTCAGCTTTGGCGGCTGCCTGATGGTGGCCGGCGCGCTGGCCGACCGCTACGGCCGCAAGCGCGTGTTCTTGCTGGGCATGGGCGTGTTTTCCGCCGCCGCGCTGGCACTGTCAGCCGCGCCAGGCATTGTGTGGCTCGACGTGCTGCGCGCCGTCCAGGGCCTCGGCTGCGCCATGGCCCTGTCGAGCGGACTGGCGGCGCTGGCGCAGGAATTCGACGGCCCGGCCCGCGCGCGCGCCTTCAGCCTGATCGGCACGGCCTTCGGCGTGGGCCTGGCTTTCGGTCCCTTCCTGGCCGGCACCTTGATCACGCACACGGGCTGGCGCGCCATCTTCATCGCCACGGCCGTGGCCGGCCTGGCCGCCCTGCTGGCCGCCGCGCGCGCCATGCGCGAATCGCGCGATCCGCAGGCGCAGGGCGTCGATTGGCCCGGCGCCCTGACGTTTACGGGCGCGCTGTCGCTGTTTACGTATGGCTTGCTGCAAGCGCCCGACAGTGGCTGGGGCAGCGCGGCCAGCGTGGGGCTGTTCAGTGGCGCGGCCCTGCTGCTGGTCGCGTTCATCCGCGTGGAGCGGCGCGCCGCGCGGCCCATGCTGGACTTGACCCTGTTTCGCCTGCCAGCCTTTGCCGGCGTGCAACTGCTGGCCGCCGCGCCCGCGTTCTCCTTCGTCGTGCTGCTGGTGCTGCTGCCGGCCCGCTTCATCGGCATCGAGGGTTATGGCGCCTTCGACGCGGGACGCATGATGATCGCCCTGTCGGCGCCCATGCTGGTACTGCCTGTCCTGGCCGGCATGGCGGCGCAGCGCATCGCCGCCGCGCACATTTGCGCCAGCGGCCTGCTGCTGGCGGCGGGCGGCCTGCTGTGGCTGTCGACCTGCGCGCCGGGCCAGTCGCCCGCCAGTTTGCTGGGGCCGCTGCTGCTGATCGGCTGCGGCATCAGCCTGCCCTGGGGCTTGATGGATGGCCTGGCCATCAGCGTCGTGCCCGTCGAGCGGGCCGGCATGGCCGCCGGCATCTTCAACACGACGCGCGTGGCGGGCGAAGGCCTGGCGCTGGCCATCGTCAGCGCGCTGCTGGGCACGTTCACTGTGGCGGCGCTGGGCCGCGCCGGCCTTGCCGGCATCGGCGCGCAACAGGCGGCGCACGCGGGCCCCTTCCTGGCGCTGGGCGAGCTGCGCCATGCGGCTAGCCTGCTGCCCCAAGTGGGCGCGACCGAACTGGCGCAAGCGTACGGCATGGCCTTCCGCCACTTGCTGTATGTGCTGGCCAGCATTACGACGGCCTCGGCCCTGCTGATCCTGGCATTCCTGCGTCATCCTGCCACTGCCGCAACAGACACGGCCGCCCTGCCCGCCTGCAAGGCACAGCAATAA
- a CDS encoding carbohydrate porin produces MNKHFLKTLPAAVALALSASAAQAALPIDFGGYIRSGFGTSSEGGKEACFGLAGASSKYRLGNECETYGELKFGGEAFKAANGTTFRINTLVAFSVNQNQDWEQSDPSWREMNVVADKIGTGAFAEARAWVGKRYYDRQDVHITDYYFWNNSGPGAGLENIDLGAAKLAYAVVRTADDGDSKRMGLSHDLRFSGIKVNPDGELTLGLQFNQKRNAQGAAPIASGHLLTIMHTQGNLLGGFNKVALQYGKGSAANTGGFNLGANKDDKVVRLTEQIMIQPKGAWSGMGTFVYEDKETAGVSSKWTSIGARPVYHFTDNYSLAVELGHDIVKPEGGESRNLTKLTFAPQLSAGNSFWSRPVLRAFYTYAKWNKAAQSAAAAETALSSTGVFGGKTNGSSLGFQVESWW; encoded by the coding sequence ATGAACAAACATTTCTTGAAAACTTTGCCTGCCGCCGTGGCGTTGGCCTTGAGCGCTTCGGCTGCCCAGGCCGCCCTGCCGATCGACTTCGGCGGCTACATCCGCTCGGGCTTCGGCACCAGCAGCGAAGGCGGCAAGGAAGCCTGTTTCGGCCTGGCCGGCGCCTCGTCCAAGTATCGTCTGGGCAATGAGTGCGAAACCTACGGCGAGCTGAAATTCGGCGGCGAAGCCTTCAAGGCAGCCAACGGCACCACCTTCCGCATCAATACCCTGGTGGCGTTTTCCGTCAACCAGAATCAGGACTGGGAACAATCGGACCCGTCGTGGCGCGAAATGAACGTGGTGGCCGACAAGATCGGTACGGGCGCCTTCGCCGAAGCGCGCGCCTGGGTCGGCAAGCGCTACTACGACCGCCAGGACGTGCACATCACCGATTACTACTTCTGGAATAACAGCGGCCCCGGCGCCGGCCTGGAAAACATCGACCTGGGCGCCGCCAAGCTGGCCTACGCCGTCGTGCGCACGGCCGATGACGGCGACAGCAAGCGCATGGGCCTGTCCCACGACCTGCGCTTCTCCGGCATCAAGGTCAACCCGGATGGCGAACTGACGCTGGGCCTGCAATTCAATCAGAAACGCAACGCGCAAGGCGCGGCCCCCATCGCCAGCGGCCACCTGCTGACCATCATGCATACGCAGGGCAACCTGCTGGGCGGCTTCAACAAGGTGGCATTGCAATATGGTAAAGGCAGCGCCGCCAACACGGGCGGCTTCAACCTGGGCGCCAACAAGGATGACAAGGTCGTGCGCCTGACGGAACAAATCATGATTCAGCCCAAAGGCGCCTGGTCGGGCATGGGCACCTTCGTCTACGAAGACAAGGAAACGGCGGGCGTGAGCAGCAAGTGGACCTCGATCGGCGCGCGTCCCGTCTACCACTTCACGGACAACTACAGCCTGGCCGTGGAACTGGGCCACGACATCGTCAAGCCGGAAGGCGGCGAGAGCCGCAACCTGACCAAGCTGACCTTCGCGCCGCAACTGTCGGCCGGCAACAGCTTCTGGTCGCGCCCCGTGCTGCGCGCCTTCTACACCTACGCCAAATGGAACAAGGCCGCCCAATCGGCCGCCGCGGCGGAAACCGCGCTGTCGTCGACGGGCGTGTTCGGTGGCAAGACCAACGGCAGTTCGCTGGGTTTCCAGGTCGAGTCGTGGTGGTAA
- a CDS encoding substrate-binding domain-containing protein translates to MNLKNLAKTLGISETTVSRALNGYPEVSERTRERVLAAAQAAGYRPNPMARSLAVGRTNIVGIIYPLMPNDLADPMFIDIVGGMSEALEAQQMDMMIAPASATNEFHTYQRMVKGRRIDGLVVGRTKPYDERIAYLAQQGMPFVAHGRTQLNQPHAWFDYDNEAGMRLAVERLAQLGHQRIGLISATPDLNFVRQRVESFQHAMQAGGLAIDPDNLVDNAHDRRAGYQAMQRLLARSPRPTAVIVDNHMSGVGAVRALLDAGIAIGSEMSLIVWGVMEDSLAGHNVTTVVQPDPRGAGAKMIHMLLALMDGTPVADLQELWPCELLPGESAGPVAA, encoded by the coding sequence ATGAACCTCAAAAATCTCGCCAAAACGCTAGGAATATCCGAAACCACCGTCAGCCGCGCCTTGAATGGCTATCCGGAAGTGAGCGAACGCACGCGCGAGCGGGTGCTGGCCGCCGCGCAGGCGGCCGGCTACCGTCCCAATCCCATGGCGCGCAGCCTGGCCGTGGGACGCACGAATATCGTCGGCATCATCTACCCGCTGATGCCGAACGACCTGGCCGACCCCATGTTCATCGACATCGTGGGCGGCATGTCGGAAGCGCTGGAAGCGCAGCAGATGGACATGATGATCGCGCCAGCGTCGGCCACCAATGAATTCCACACGTATCAACGCATGGTCAAGGGCCGTCGCATCGATGGGCTGGTGGTCGGACGCACGAAACCGTACGACGAGCGCATCGCCTACCTGGCGCAGCAGGGCATGCCGTTTGTCGCGCATGGCCGCACGCAGCTGAACCAGCCGCACGCGTGGTTCGACTACGACAACGAGGCGGGCATGCGCCTGGCCGTCGAACGCCTGGCGCAGCTGGGCCACCAGCGCATCGGCCTGATCAGCGCCACGCCGGACCTGAACTTCGTGCGCCAGCGCGTCGAGAGTTTCCAGCACGCCATGCAGGCGGGCGGCCTGGCCATCGATCCGGACAACCTGGTCGACAATGCGCACGACCGCCGCGCCGGCTACCAGGCCATGCAGCGCCTGCTGGCCCGCTCGCCCCGCCCCACCGCCGTCATCGTCGACAATCACATGTCGGGCGTGGGTGCGGTGCGCGCCCTGCTCGACGCGGGCATCGCCATCGGCAGCGAGATGTCGCTGATCGTCTGGGGCGTGATGGAAGATTCCCTGGCCGGCCACAACGTCACCACCGTCGTCCAGCCCGACCCGCGCGGCGCCGGCGCGAAGATGATCCACATGCTGCTGGCCCTGATGGATGGCACGCCCGTCGCAGATCTGCAGGAACTGTGGCCGTGCGAACTGTTGCCGGGCGAGTCGGCCGGGCCGGTAGCCGCCTGA
- a CDS encoding alpha-amylase family glycosyl hydrolase — MPTIQNNLANLPADWWRSAVIYQVYPRSFLDSNGDGIGDLPGITSKLDYIAALGADIVWISPFFTSPMKDFGYDVADFCDVDPMFGTLADFDRLVARAHELGLKVMIDQVLSHSSDVHPWFVESRSSRDNAKADWYVWADQKPDGTAPNNWLSVFGGSAWQWEPRRGQYFLHDFLASQPDLNFHNPAVQQAQLDNLRFWLERGVDGFRFDSCNFPYHDQLLRDNPPAAQRDASSVSAINPYGMQAHVYDKTQPENIAYLQRVRAILDEYQAISIGEVGDDNALATMAAYTGADKLHMAYSFNLLTAEFSAAHIRTQVEEFEAQVADGWASWSVGNHDSVRVMTRWGGENPSPSLAKVVLAVQAALKGTPCLYQGDELALTEADIPFEALQDPYGIPFWPQFKGRDGCRTPMPWVADAPHGGFSTTTPWLPVPPEHLARAVDLEENDAASPLRFAQNILAWRRTLPQLLRGDIVFFDAPEPVLALRRDLPGHPSVLAAFNLGTETVTFDLPAAAAATDLAGHGLPGSKDGQQISLPPHGGWFGTHA; from the coding sequence ATGCCGACCATCCAGAACAATCTCGCCAACCTGCCCGCCGACTGGTGGCGCAGCGCCGTCATCTACCAGGTCTATCCACGCAGCTTCCTCGACAGCAATGGCGACGGCATCGGCGACTTGCCCGGCATCACCTCCAAGCTCGATTACATCGCCGCCCTGGGTGCCGACATCGTCTGGATCTCGCCCTTCTTCACGTCGCCAATGAAAGACTTCGGCTACGACGTGGCCGATTTCTGCGACGTCGACCCCATGTTCGGTACCCTGGCCGATTTCGACCGCCTGGTGGCGCGCGCCCATGAACTGGGCCTGAAAGTAATGATCGACCAGGTGCTGTCGCACTCGTCCGACGTCCACCCGTGGTTCGTGGAAAGCCGCTCCAGCCGCGACAATGCCAAGGCCGACTGGTATGTATGGGCCGACCAGAAACCGGATGGCACGGCGCCCAACAACTGGCTGTCCGTGTTCGGCGGTTCCGCCTGGCAATGGGAACCGCGCCGCGGCCAGTACTTCCTGCACGATTTCCTCGCCAGCCAGCCCGACCTGAATTTCCATAACCCGGCCGTGCAGCAGGCCCAGCTGGACAACCTGCGCTTCTGGCTGGAACGCGGCGTCGATGGCTTCCGCTTCGATTCCTGCAACTTTCCGTATCACGACCAGTTGCTGCGCGATAATCCGCCGGCCGCCCAGCGCGACGCCAGCAGCGTGTCGGCCATCAACCCGTACGGCATGCAAGCGCACGTGTACGACAAGACGCAGCCGGAAAACATCGCCTACCTGCAGCGCGTGCGCGCCATACTCGATGAATACCAGGCCATTTCCATCGGCGAAGTGGGCGACGACAATGCGCTGGCCACCATGGCCGCCTACACGGGCGCCGACAAGCTGCACATGGCTTACAGTTTCAACTTGCTGACGGCGGAGTTTTCCGCCGCGCACATCCGCACGCAAGTGGAAGAGTTCGAAGCGCAAGTGGCCGACGGCTGGGCTTCCTGGTCCGTGGGCAACCACGACAGCGTGCGCGTCATGACGCGCTGGGGCGGCGAAAACCCGTCGCCATCGCTGGCCAAGGTGGTGCTGGCCGTGCAAGCGGCGCTGAAAGGCACGCCGTGCCTGTACCAGGGCGACGAGCTGGCCCTGACGGAAGCGGACATTCCTTTCGAAGCGCTGCAAGACCCATATGGCATCCCGTTCTGGCCGCAGTTCAAGGGCCGCGACGGCTGCCGCACGCCGATGCCGTGGGTGGCTGACGCGCCGCATGGCGGCTTCAGCACTACCACGCCGTGGTTGCCCGTGCCGCCCGAACATTTGGCGCGCGCGGTCGACCTCGAAGAAAACGATGCCGCCTCGCCGCTGCGCTTTGCGCAAAATATCCTTGCCTGGCGCCGCACCTTGCCGCAATTGCTGCGCGGCGATATCGTCTTCTTCGATGCGCCGGAACCCGTGCTGGCCCTGCGCCGCGACTTGCCGGGACACCCGTCCGTGCTGGCCGCCTTCAACCTGGGCACCGAAACGGTCACGTTTGACTTGCCGGCCGCCGCAGCAGCGACCGACCTGGCCGGTCACGGCTTGCCGGGTAGCAAAGATGGCCAGCAGATCAGCCTGCCACCGCATGGCGGCTGGTTCGGCACGCACGCTTAA
- a CDS encoding ABC transporter ATP-binding protein: MAGLKLAGLKKAYGDVQTLHGIDLEIADGEFMVFVGPSGCGKSTLLRSICGLEEISGGDLFIGKTRMNDVPPAKRGIAMVFQSYALYPHMSVAQNMAFGLKLAGMSKVQIADAVQRAAQILRIEPLLERKPKDLSGGQRQRVAIGRAIVRKPDVFLFDEPLSNLDASLRVQMRIELANLHRELRSTMIYVTHDQVEAMTLADRIVVLNAGRIEQVGAPLELYHHPANLFVAGFLGSPRMNFLKGKIHSYVDGVATIATNAGGMLQAALTQPLASGTPVTIGARPEHVQACAPGATAAITASVQAVEKLGDISYLYVQVPGGDEPLVVRADADTDWAIGQSVALQVAPARVHVFDEHGQTRT; encoded by the coding sequence ATGGCAGGACTGAAATTAGCAGGGCTGAAGAAGGCATATGGCGACGTGCAAACCCTGCACGGCATCGACCTGGAGATCGCCGATGGCGAATTCATGGTCTTCGTGGGGCCGTCGGGTTGCGGCAAATCCACCTTGCTGCGCAGTATCTGCGGCCTGGAAGAAATCAGCGGCGGCGACTTGTTCATCGGCAAGACGCGCATGAACGACGTGCCGCCCGCAAAACGGGGCATCGCCATGGTATTCCAGAGCTATGCCCTGTACCCGCACATGAGCGTGGCGCAAAACATGGCGTTTGGCCTCAAGTTAGCTGGCATGAGCAAGGTGCAAATCGCCGACGCCGTGCAGCGCGCCGCGCAAATCCTGCGCATCGAACCTTTACTGGAACGCAAACCGAAAGACTTGTCGGGCGGCCAGCGCCAGCGCGTGGCCATCGGCCGCGCCATCGTGCGTAAACCCGACGTCTTCCTGTTCGACGAACCGCTGTCGAACCTGGACGCCTCGCTGCGCGTGCAGATGCGCATCGAACTGGCGAATCTGCACCGCGAATTGCGCTCGACCATGATCTACGTCACGCATGACCAGGTGGAAGCGATGACCCTGGCCGACCGCATCGTCGTGCTCAACGCGGGCCGCATCGAACAGGTGGGCGCACCGCTTGAGCTGTACCATCATCCAGCCAATCTGTTCGTGGCCGGCTTCCTCGGTTCGCCCCGTATGAACTTCCTCAAAGGCAAGATCCACAGCTATGTGGACGGCGTGGCCACCATCGCCACCAACGCGGGTGGCATGCTGCAGGCGGCGTTGACGCAGCCATTGGCCAGCGGCACCCCCGTCACCATCGGCGCCCGCCCCGAACACGTGCAGGCGTGCGCGCCCGGCGCCACTGCCGCCATCACGGCCAGCGTGCAGGCGGTGGAAAAACTGGGCGACATCAGCTATCTGTATGTGCAGGTACCGGGCGGCGACGAGCCGCTGGTGGTGCGCGCCGATGCCGATACGGACTGGGCGATTGGCCAGTCCGTGGCGCTGCAGGTGGCGCCCGCCCGCGTCCACGTGTTCGACGAGCACGGCCAGACCCGGACCTGA
- the malE gene encoding maltose/maltodextrin ABC transporter substrate-binding protein MalE: MSFTHPKRSFIKTTLIAAALAGIGNLAAVSMANAAEAGTLLIWINGDKGYKGLAKVGEEFTKKTGIKVVVEHPEDAPNKFQQAAAAGKGPDIWIWPHDRIGGWIDAGLLQPVTPSKEARAAILPLAWNAFTVGGKTWGYPISIEAVALVYNKDLVPNPPKTFEEIAALDKKLSAQGKKAILWDYTNTYFTWPLLGAGGGFPFEVKSDGRYDAAKTGVNNAGSQAGVNALMTLINSGAMPKGAGYAEMEAGFNQGKIAMMINGPWSWDNARKSKINYGVATIPTVAGKTATPFVGVLGAMISKASPNKDLATEFLENQMLQLNGLKTINADVPLGTPANKVLFAELKTNPNIQATMESAQAGRPMPNNPEMGRFWSSMQSALENITQGRQTTKDGLDAAAKRITTAN, from the coding sequence ATGTCCTTCACGCACCCGAAACGCAGCTTCATCAAAACCACGCTGATCGCCGCCGCCCTGGCCGGCATCGGCAACCTGGCCGCCGTCAGCATGGCAAACGCGGCCGAAGCAGGCACCCTCTTGATCTGGATCAATGGCGACAAGGGCTACAAGGGCCTGGCCAAGGTCGGCGAGGAATTCACCAAGAAGACGGGCATCAAGGTCGTCGTCGAGCACCCGGAAGATGCGCCGAACAAATTCCAGCAGGCGGCGGCCGCCGGCAAGGGCCCGGACATCTGGATCTGGCCGCATGACCGCATCGGCGGCTGGATCGACGCCGGCCTGCTGCAACCAGTGACGCCAAGCAAGGAAGCGCGCGCCGCCATCCTGCCGCTGGCATGGAACGCCTTTACCGTGGGCGGCAAGACCTGGGGCTACCCGATCTCCATCGAAGCCGTCGCCCTCGTCTACAACAAGGACCTGGTGCCGAATCCGCCAAAAACCTTCGAGGAAATCGCCGCGCTGGACAAGAAACTCTCCGCACAAGGCAAGAAAGCCATCCTGTGGGATTACACGAATACCTATTTCACGTGGCCTTTGCTGGGCGCGGGCGGCGGCTTCCCGTTTGAAGTCAAGAGCGACGGCCGCTACGATGCAGCCAAGACGGGCGTCAACAATGCCGGTTCGCAGGCGGGCGTGAATGCGCTGATGACCCTGATCAACAGCGGCGCCATGCCGAAGGGCGCCGGCTATGCGGAGATGGAAGCGGGCTTCAACCAGGGCAAGATCGCCATGATGATCAACGGCCCATGGTCGTGGGACAATGCGCGCAAATCGAAGATCAATTACGGCGTGGCAACGATTCCGACCGTAGCAGGCAAGACGGCCACCCCATTCGTGGGCGTGCTCGGTGCGATGATTTCGAAAGCCAGCCCGAACAAGGACCTGGCGACGGAATTCCTGGAAAACCAGATGCTGCAGCTCAATGGCCTGAAAACCATCAACGCCGACGTCCCGCTGGGCACGCCAGCTAATAAAGTGCTGTTCGCGGAATTGAAAACCAACCCGAACATCCAGGCGACGATGGAAAGCGCCCAAGCGGGCCGCCCGATGCCGAACAACCCGGAAATGGGCCGCTTCTGGTCGTCGATGCAATCGGCGCTGGAAAACATCACGCAAGGCCGCCAGACGACCAAGGATGGCCTGGATGCGGCGGCGAAGCGGATTACGACCGCCAATTAA
- the malF gene encoding maltose ABC transporter permease MalF, translating into MRKFIGPTVLTISMALGLYLLFMLYISGQTMLAAVFLGLLTLTTFVFTSPRAYAYRYLFPGITAVIVFVLLPMVYTVSIGFTNFSSRNLLTYERATQYLLDETQRVESTGYALTVHPDNKEYRLRLESPDTGEVLLTPPLALKRAVPLTVEVAPADPVQAPVLAPPLPIKDIIALQKDLKLLTLVLPNKIELRMVGLREFGPVAHVYKQLPDKTLKKIATGELVKPNFKTGFYEMPDGTKLEPGFKVNVGFANFVKIFSDEAFRGPFLRIFVWTIVFALISVATTTGLGMVLAVLLNWDALRFRGLYRTLLFLPYAVPGFISILVFKGLFNNNFGEINLVLDALFGIKPAWFSDTTLAKAMILIVNTWLGYPYMMVVCMGLIKAIPSDLYEASALAGAGPLTNFFKITLPLIIKPLTPLMVASLGFNFNNFVLISLLTGGRPDFLDTTLPAGTTDLLVSYTYRIAFEDSGQNFGLAAAISTLIFFLVAAISLVNMRLTRMNKA; encoded by the coding sequence GTGCGCAAGTTTATCGGCCCTACGGTATTGACCATCAGCATGGCGCTGGGTCTGTATCTGCTCTTCATGTTGTACATATCCGGCCAGACCATGCTGGCCGCCGTTTTCCTCGGCTTGCTGACCTTGACGACGTTTGTCTTCACGTCGCCGCGCGCCTATGCCTACCGTTATCTGTTTCCCGGCATCACGGCGGTCATCGTCTTCGTGCTGCTGCCGATGGTGTACACGGTGTCGATCGGCTTTACCAATTTCAGTTCGCGCAACCTGCTCACCTACGAGCGGGCCACGCAATATTTGCTGGACGAGACGCAGCGCGTGGAAAGCACGGGCTACGCGCTGACCGTGCACCCGGACAACAAGGAATACCGCTTGCGCCTGGAAAGCCCGGACACGGGCGAAGTGCTCTTGACGCCGCCGCTGGCCCTGAAGCGCGCCGTACCTTTGACCGTGGAAGTGGCGCCGGCTGACCCCGTGCAGGCGCCCGTGCTGGCCCCGCCGCTGCCCATCAAGGACATCATCGCGCTGCAAAAGGATTTGAAGCTGCTCACCCTCGTGCTGCCGAACAAGATCGAGCTGCGCATGGTGGGCTTGCGCGAATTCGGCCCCGTCGCGCATGTCTACAAGCAACTCCCCGACAAGACCCTGAAGAAAATCGCCACGGGTGAACTGGTCAAACCGAACTTCAAGACGGGCTTTTATGAAATGCCGGACGGCACGAAACTGGAACCGGGTTTCAAGGTCAACGTGGGCTTCGCCAACTTCGTGAAAATTTTCTCCGATGAAGCGTTCCGCGGCCCCTTCCTGCGCATTTTCGTCTGGACCATCGTTTTCGCCCTGATCAGCGTGGCCACCACGACGGGCCTGGGCATGGTGCTGGCCGTGCTCTTGAACTGGGATGCGCTGCGCTTCCGCGGCCTGTACCGCACCCTGCTGTTCCTGCCGTACGCCGTGCCCGGCTTTATCTCCATCCTGGTCTTCAAGGGCTTGTTCAATAACAACTTTGGCGAAATCAACCTCGTGCTCGACGCCCTGTTCGGCATCAAGCCCGCCTGGTTCTCGGACACCACCCTGGCCAAGGCCATGATCCTGATCGTCAACACCTGGCTCGGCTACCCTTACATGATGGTCGTGTGCATGGGTCTCATCAAGGCGATCCCGTCGGACCTGTACGAAGCGTCGGCCCTGGCCGGTGCGGGACCGCTGACGAATTTCTTCAAGATCACTTTGCCGTTGATCATCAAGCCGCTGACGCCGCTGATGGTGGCCAGCCTGGGTTTCAATTTCAATAATTTCGTACTGATCAGCTTGCTGACGGGCGGGCGTCCTGATTTCCTCGACACCACCTTACCGGCCGGCACGACGGACTTGCTCGTGTCCTACACCTACCGCATCGCGTTCGAGGATTCCGGCCAGAACTTTGGCCTGGCCGCCGCCATCTCGACCCTGATCTTCTTCCTCGTGGCCGCGATTTCGCTGGTCAACATGCGCCTGACGCGCATGAACAAAGCATAA